In Streptomyces sp. SN-593, a single genomic region encodes these proteins:
- a CDS encoding MFS transporter, which yields MTAPAAGPVSPDAVSPGPVSPDATLDTSPAVSAARPLDGSGGAGRPAGWRQAAAGLVACGWGGNQFTPLLLMYRRTDGYSTVTVDALLGAYVVGLIPGLLIGGPLSDRLGRRPLMIAGTAVSLLASAVLAAGSLGLVPLVAGRLLTGAAVGIAMAVGSSWVKELSQGPHDPGADPGAGARRSSLALTAGFGIGPGVAGALAQWGPWPTALPYLVHVAVGAVLLAVMLRAPETRQRTGAPGGLLADLKVPAAGHRRFLRVVLPLAPWVFGSAGIAYAVTPQLVDARVGHWGLAYATALTVLTLGTGALVQPFAKRLGARSTVLAMSAAMVLMALGMAVCALDAGTRSPWLAPVGALVLGAGYGIAIVSGLVEIQRIARPDDLAGLTGVYYAAAYAGFLLPTVLAAASSVVGYPAMLLALAVLAVGCLAVILANSRTGPGEPAAPGTAPVRRAG from the coding sequence GTGACCGCCCCCGCCGCCGGCCCCGTCTCCCCCGACGCCGTCTCCCCCGGCCCCGTCTCCCCCGACGCCACCCTCGACACCTCCCCCGCCGTGTCCGCGGCCCGCCCCCTGGACGGCTCCGGGGGCGCCGGCCGGCCGGCCGGCTGGCGGCAGGCCGCCGCCGGGCTGGTCGCGTGCGGCTGGGGAGGCAACCAGTTCACCCCGCTGCTGCTGATGTACCGGCGTACCGACGGCTACTCGACGGTGACCGTCGACGCGCTGCTCGGCGCGTACGTCGTCGGCCTCATCCCCGGCCTGCTGATCGGCGGGCCGCTCTCCGACCGCCTGGGGCGCCGGCCGCTGATGATCGCCGGCACCGCGGTCTCACTGCTGGCCAGCGCGGTCCTCGCGGCCGGCTCGCTGGGGCTCGTCCCACTCGTCGCGGGGCGGCTGCTGACCGGCGCCGCCGTCGGGATCGCGATGGCCGTGGGGTCGAGCTGGGTGAAGGAGCTCTCGCAGGGACCCCACGACCCGGGCGCCGACCCCGGTGCCGGCGCCCGGCGCAGCTCGCTGGCGCTCACCGCGGGGTTCGGGATCGGCCCCGGCGTGGCGGGCGCGCTCGCCCAGTGGGGGCCGTGGCCCACCGCACTGCCCTACCTGGTGCACGTCGCCGTCGGGGCCGTCCTGCTCGCGGTCATGCTCCGGGCTCCCGAGACGCGGCAGCGGACGGGGGCGCCCGGCGGACTGCTGGCCGACCTGAAGGTCCCGGCCGCCGGGCACCGCCGCTTCCTGCGGGTCGTCCTGCCCCTGGCCCCCTGGGTGTTCGGGTCCGCGGGCATCGCGTACGCCGTGACGCCCCAGCTCGTGGACGCGCGGGTGGGGCACTGGGGTCTGGCGTACGCCACCGCGCTGACGGTACTGACGCTGGGCACGGGCGCCCTCGTGCAGCCCTTCGCCAAGCGGCTGGGCGCGCGCTCGACGGTACTGGCGATGTCGGCCGCCATGGTGCTGATGGCGCTGGGCATGGCCGTGTGCGCGCTGGACGCCGGGACCCGCTCACCGTGGCTGGCGCCGGTCGGCGCGCTGGTGCTGGGCGCGGGCTACGGCATCGCGATCGTCTCCGGGCTGGTGGAGATCCAGCGCATCGCCCGCCCCGACGACCTGGCCGGGCTCACCGGCGTGTACTACGCGGCCGCCTACGCGGGCTTCCTGCTGCCGACCGTGCTCGCGGCCGCCTCCTCGGTGGTCGGCTACCCCGCGATGCTCCTCGCGCTGGCGGTGCTCGCGGTCGGCTGCCTCGCGGTCATCCTCGCCAACTCCCGGACCGGCCCGGGCGAGCCGGCCGCGCCCGGGACTGCGCCGGTCCGGCGGGCGGGCTGA
- a CDS encoding nucleoside/nucleotide kinase family protein — protein MLVDDVVAMVPSIPGRRVLLGLAGPPAAGKSTLARRLVDGVNDRLGAETAAYVPLDGFHLSNAQLDRLGLRGRKGAPETFDVDGYLHLLRRLRATPRERPVYAPAFDRRLEEPVAAGLVVPVAARLVVTEGNYLADDQAGWCEVRDLLDGLWYVDTPRTLRERRLLDRHVSGGRSQEEAVAFIGDSERPNARRAESGRVHCSRVVAAEGGA, from the coding sequence ATGCTCGTCGATGACGTGGTCGCCATGGTGCCCAGCATTCCAGGTCGCAGGGTGCTGCTCGGGTTGGCGGGTCCGCCGGCCGCCGGGAAGTCGACGCTCGCGCGGCGGCTGGTCGACGGCGTCAACGACCGGCTCGGCGCGGAAACGGCGGCGTACGTGCCGCTGGACGGCTTCCACCTGTCCAACGCCCAGTTGGACCGGCTCGGGCTGCGCGGGCGCAAGGGCGCCCCGGAGACCTTCGACGTCGACGGCTACCTGCACCTGCTGCGCCGCCTGCGCGCCACACCCCGTGAACGGCCGGTCTACGCGCCCGCGTTCGACCGGCGGCTGGAGGAGCCGGTCGCCGCCGGGCTGGTGGTCCCCGTCGCCGCGCGGCTCGTCGTGACCGAGGGGAACTACCTGGCCGACGACCAGGCCGGCTGGTGCGAGGTCCGCGACCTGCTCGACGGCCTCTGGTACGTGGACACGCCCCGGACGCTGCGGGAGCGCAGGCTGCTGGACCGGCACGTGAGCGGCGGGCGCTCCCAGGAGGAGGCGGTCGCGTTCATCGGCGACAGCGAGCGGCCCAACGCCCGCCGGGCCGAGTCCGGCCGGGTCCACTGCTCCCGGGTCGTGGCCGCGGAGGGCGGCGCCTGA
- a CDS encoding HAD family hydrolase, producing the protein MPTHHRTVVASDLDRTLVYSAAALGLTMPDEHAPRLLCVEVHEARPLSYLTETAGRLLVELADTARFVPATTRTRKQYRRIRLPGRVPRYAICANGGHLLVDGRTDHDWHDEMRRRLADGCAPLAEVRAHLAATADPEWLRKERIAEDLFAYLVVERERLPAGWVEELAGWADTRGWTVSLQGRKVYAVPRPLSKSAALAEVVRRTGAEQVLAAGDSLLDADLLLAADAGWTPGHGELADARWTAPHVTALPTAGVAAGEEIVRRVLERLER; encoded by the coding sequence ATGCCGACGCACCACCGCACCGTGGTCGCCAGCGACCTCGACCGGACCCTGGTCTACTCCGCCGCCGCGCTGGGCCTGACCATGCCCGACGAGCACGCGCCCCGGCTGCTGTGCGTCGAGGTCCACGAGGCCAGGCCGCTGTCCTACCTCACCGAGACCGCCGGGCGGCTGCTGGTCGAACTCGCCGACACCGCGCGGTTCGTGCCCGCCACCACCCGCACCCGCAAGCAGTACCGGCGGATCAGGCTGCCCGGGCGGGTGCCGCGGTACGCGATCTGCGCGAACGGCGGCCACCTGCTGGTCGACGGGCGCACCGACCACGACTGGCACGACGAGATGCGGCGCAGGCTCGCCGACGGCTGCGCGCCGCTCGCCGAGGTGCGCGCGCACCTGGCCGCCACCGCGGACCCGGAGTGGCTGCGCAAGGAGCGGATCGCCGAGGACCTGTTCGCCTACCTCGTGGTCGAGCGCGAACGGCTGCCGGCCGGCTGGGTCGAGGAACTCGCCGGCTGGGCCGACACGCGCGGCTGGACCGTCTCGCTCCAGGGCCGCAAGGTCTACGCGGTGCCCAGGCCGCTCAGCAAGTCCGCGGCGCTCGCCGAGGTGGTCCGGCGCACCGGCGCCGAGCAGGTGCTCGCCGCCGGGGACTCACTGCTCGACGCCGACCTGCTGCTCGCCGCCGACGCCGGCTGGACGCCCGGCCACGGTGAGCTGGCCGACGCCCGGTGGACCGCGCCGCACGTCACCGCGCTGCCCACCGCCGGGGTGGCCGCGGGCGAGGAGATCGTCCGCCGTGTGCTGGAGCGGCTGGAGCGGTGA
- a CDS encoding GntR family transcriptional regulator, which translates to MDNRLPGDALAAAPDSGSSAAGGRPRPASAAERAYTDTKERILAGDLPGGSLISEVEVADRIGLSRTPVRAAFLRLEGEELLRLIPKRGAVVVPVPPHEAANVLEVREALECAAVRRLLAADDERLAGAVALLRGRLDAQAAPARDLDVDAFTRLDQAFHLAIVAASGNTLAERFYASLGDRQRRMAVHALRPRPDRLSVLAREHEALVRHIAARDEAAFAAALRRHLDGTHRALDGDPR; encoded by the coding sequence ATGGATAACCGCCTTCCCGGCGACGCCCTCGCCGCCGCCCCCGACAGCGGCTCCAGCGCCGCGGGCGGCCGGCCCCGGCCCGCCTCGGCGGCCGAGCGGGCGTACACCGACACCAAGGAGCGCATCCTCGCCGGCGACCTGCCCGGCGGCAGCCTGATCAGCGAGGTCGAGGTCGCCGACCGGATCGGCCTGAGCCGCACCCCGGTGCGGGCGGCCTTCCTGCGCCTGGAGGGCGAGGAGTTGCTGCGGCTGATCCCCAAGCGGGGCGCGGTCGTGGTACCGGTCCCGCCCCACGAAGCGGCCAACGTGCTGGAGGTGCGCGAGGCCCTGGAGTGCGCGGCGGTGCGCCGGCTGCTGGCGGCGGACGACGAACGGCTCGCCGGCGCGGTGGCGCTGCTCCGCGGCCGCCTCGACGCGCAGGCGGCGCCCGCCCGGGACCTGGACGTCGACGCGTTCACCCGCCTCGACCAGGCGTTCCACCTGGCGATCGTCGCCGCCTCCGGCAACACCCTCGCCGAACGCTTCTACGCCTCCCTCGGCGACCGGCAGCGGCGGATGGCCGTGCACGCGCTGCGGCCCCGCCCGGACCGGCTGAGCGTGCTCGCCCGGGAGCACGAGGCGCTGGTGCGCCACATCGCCGCCCGCGACGAGGCCGCCTTCGCCGCCGCGCTGCGCCGCCATCTCGACGGCACCCACCGCGCCCTCGACGGCGACCCCCGCTGA